The following coding sequences lie in one Trichoderma breve strain T069 chromosome 1, whole genome shotgun sequence genomic window:
- a CDS encoding fungal specific transcription factor domain-containing protein — protein MSEQAADASSWERSDARARPAPTVNTIRRIRQACTNCRHRKTRCSGERPRCMNCRRVDRVCHYEPYSATNPPNAAPSNSSVKGRSPSAPTTTSTLFPRTGVVDPELLNRINTIESQLAQLHSQGLIGFLNGENRNGQVTFPDLAASTTYQDLSPEFTEPSPPQQQFPPSVPETTEQPVSDIANAMRFTTAPPPPVMAHLIDTYFLHVHNQPYTYFHEQSFRERLNYGLVPKCLLFGILASALKFSDSDYFAGCRREATEAYAREAWLALLNDHLTVENNPTLQVAQASNILGVVDFTCGRTSSGWLKIGLAVRIAQDLQLMKEPKSTLTPIEQEEHRRAFWSIYLLDKLVSVGQSRPPAISEEDIHVQLPVDEETFRRGVWKKTPTLHQLINWKSEGDSAVNSTFTQTILAATALGRCVRYVLHGREIDEMPPWDPRSDFTLLNTFLLLIDHHLQVETIPIPQIVAQYRKPDGTLDFQSLEHVVFARITFHTAHCLLNHPFLLRMRLQKGNCKVPPKFLTRSFEVSCDHARAISSVVEDAITSGCHVQSSFYAYASILAGGILSLAIHIDQEKGQVTDPELLSHYQKAIHILERVGRRWDHASKMHLQLMLFDANYHSLSALLDPTTSEVDPKLEAALWLMVDYVAMSALNENALTPPPLSTDTFLSPLDSQMNMENSDGFTGMAPDANSDPNVAFLGNGSVPL, from the exons ATGTCCGAACAAGCAGCCGATGCTTCCAGCTGGGAGCGGTCCGATGCGCGAGCCCGGCCGGCGCCGACTGTCAACACCATCCGCCGCATCCGCCAGGCCTGCACGAATTGTCG GCATCGCAAAACCAGGTGTTCCGGCGAGCGTCCCCGATGCATGAACTGTCGCCGAGTCGATCGCGTCTGTCACTACGAGCCCTACTCCGCCACCAACCCTCCCAACGCAGCGCCCAGCAATAGCTCCGTCAAGGGTCGATCACCGTCCGCTCCCACTACAACGTCAACCCTCTTCCCTCGCACCGGCGTCGTAGAC CCCGAGCTGCTCAACAGGATCAACACCATCGAATCGCAACTGGCCCAGCTGCATAGCCAGGGCTTGATAGGCTTCTT AAATGGCGAAAATCGAAATGGACAGGTTACTTTCCCGGACCTGGCAGCATCCACCACCTACCAGGATCTCTCTCCAGAATTCACAGAGCCATCGCCACCTCAGCAGCAGTTCCCACCGTCCGTCCCCGAAACAACAGAGCAGCCTGTGTCTGATATTGCGAATGCAAT GAGATTTACCACCGCGCCGCCTCCCCCTGTCATGGCTCACCTCATCGATACTTACTTCCTTCATGTTCATAATCAGCCTTACACATATTTCCACGAGCAAAGCTTTCGGGAGAGATTAAATTACGGTCTCGTTCCAAAATGTTTACTCTTTGGCATTTTAGCGTCAGCCCTCAAATTCTCAGATTCCGACTACTTTGCAGGTTGTAGGCGCGAGGCAACCGAGGCATACGCTAGAGAGGCTTGGCTGGCTCTCCTCAATGATCACTTAACCGTCGAGAACAATCCTACATTACAAGTCGCACAGGCTAGTAATATTCTTGGGGTGGTTGACTTCACAT GTGGTCGCACCAGCTCAGGGTGGCTCAAGATTGGTCTTGCCGTCCGCATTGCCCAAGACTTGCAGCTAATGAAGGAACCGAAGAGCACATTGACCCCGATTGAACAGGAAGAGCACCGCCGAGCTTTCTGGTCAATATATCTGCTCGACAAGCTGGTCTCAGTCGGCCAAAGCCGCCCACCAGCCATTTCCGAGGAGGACATACATGTCCAGCTACCAGTTGACGAAGAGACGTTTAGAAGGGGCGTCTGGAAGAAAACGCCAACACTccatcagctcatcaacTGGAAGTCAGAGGGAGACTCAGCGGTCAACAGTACTTTTACTCAAACGATACTTGCCGCCACCGCTCTTGGACGATGCGTACGATACGTCCTACACGGGCGCGAAATTGACGAAATGCCGCCGTGGGATCCCAGGTCTGATTTCACATTACTAAATACCTTCCTGCTGCTCATTGATCATCACCTTCAAGTAGAAACCATCCCTATCCCTCAGATCGTGGCGCAGTATCGCAAACCCGACGGCACACTGGATTTCCAGTCTCTTGAACACGTTGTGTTTGCTCGTATCACTTTCCACACTGCCCACTGTCTACTCAATCACCCATTCCTTCTCCGAATGAGGCTCCAGAAGGGGAACTGTAAAGTACCGCCAAAATTCTTGACCCGCTCTTTTGAAGTCAGCTGTGACCATGCGCGAGCAATATCTTCCGTTGTGGAGGACGCCATTACCTCTGGCTGCCACGTGCAATCCTCTTTCTACGCATATGCCTCAATTCTTGCCGGTGGTATTCTCTCCTTGGCTATCCATATCGACCAGGAAAAGGGACAAGTCACGGACCCAGAACTGTTAAGTCATTATCAAAAGGCTATCCACATACTAGAACGGGTGGGAAGAAGGTGGGACCACGCTTCGAAAATG CATCTTCAATTAATGCTATTCGACGCCAACTATCACTCTCTTTCTGCCCTTTTGGACCCGACAACCTCAGAGGTTGATCCAAAACTGGAAGCTGCTCTATGGCTAATGGTCGATTACGTGGCCATGTCCGCGCTCAACGAAAATGCATTGACACCGCCCCCTCTATCCACTGATACGTTTCTAAGCCCGCTTGATTCTCAGATGAATATGGAGAATAGCGATGGCTTCACGGGCATGGCGCCCGATGCGAATTCCGATCCGAACGTTGCTTTCCTTGGTAATGGCAGCGTGCCTCTATGA